The following are encoded in a window of Amaranthus tricolor cultivar Red isolate AtriRed21 chromosome 2, ASM2621246v1, whole genome shotgun sequence genomic DNA:
- the LOC130807006 gene encoding disease resistance protein RGA2-like: MADLGISIAEKLIEVIGTEIIKEICNLWGYKAQLEDLSNTVTTIKNVLLDAEAKRELTHKQQGYIKELKNVVYDADDLFDQFLTLAELDQIDGKAITCKVRIRRFFCSNTKKLGQAYEMSRKVKDIKKKLDAITDKHTKFGLSVDNHTKFGLSVDYKPICMRREETCSYVVSKDIIGRDKDKEEIINRLLAVPNGDDNISFLSIVGLGGSGKTALAQYVFNDERIIKEFPDKKYRLWVCVADQDGEHFDKKLILCKIIELISMQKFDSTSSMEMVQRKYSETLGGHKFFLVLDDLWNEERLKWMDLEKFLMVGKGGSRILVTTRSKITTSLIRDNHAYELKGLSEDDSWRLFEMSAFINGREQERHSELVEIGRKIVRKCCGIPLPIKVLGSLLHGQEINKWKSCEVNGLTKIGTGDGSILSILKLSYLNLKPSLKTCFSYCGLFPKDYRFEKDELISLWIAQGYIIPSAEDESDESIEDAAEEHFLILLRRCFFQDVIRNEYGRVVSVKIHDLMHDVAQEVGKRQVDKILHVRYVSDEYQYERSLSRTNIRSFVCWDYTKRQVHMHSYWTCLRVLVLTGSRIEQLDETIAKELLLLRYLDLSDTRVKVLPDSITKLHNLQTLVLKGCLLQEFPKEFCKLVKLRHLDLRDCEALTHMPLGMDRLMDLRVLPKFVVGYNSLAANQSDCELKSLKVLTKIKGDIEILISKNFDNVEKVIDIGEGHLSKMEHLNGITFRFYSFGSYSRHEILLGNMEPHANLKSFELDRYLGRTIPRWGRAYNNWAIYLPNLVRIQLLNCYQLIEIPILSKLRHLRSLKLHRLRHLEYIENRVNNNSRRWSDAEATIFFPSLECLEIELLYMLKGWWKGEELVVDGDNLWRTEFQFLHLSKLRISGCPNLTTFPPCPKLETLDVCGSSKRLQILVQTTGDEVVKLRNFDADNVGYLKTLPVNCIRSLDIEGDEEVERLYEFADDVFKTHASSLKELCFSDCQTLSRAFGIKGLEHLTALTSLTLWNIEQLGVEDDHDVPWKSLCHFLSRLCVIEMENMKALPEWITTLSSLQSLIIKNCPSLKSLPEEIHNLTSLQSLTIDNCNSLKSLPKQMRNLSSLQTLKIGNCHDLIERCKEPSGVEFPNRSLDKWGFYNLESFIQRLNS; the protein is encoded by the exons atggCTGATCTGGGAATTTCCATTGCTGAGAAACTCATTGAAGTGATTGGGACAGAGATCATCAAAGAGATTTGTAATTTATGGGGATACAAAGCTCAACTTGAAGATCTTAGCAACACTGTTACCACCATCAAGAATGTGCTCCTTGATGCTGAGGCCAAGCGTGAACTCACTCATAAGCAGCAAGGGTACATAAAGGAGCTGAAGAATGTTGTGTATGATGCTGATGATTTGTTCGATCAGTTCCTCACCCTGGCTGAGCTTGACCAGATTGATGGCAAGGCAATCACTTGCAAGGTACGTATACGTCGTTTCTTTTGTTCTAATACAAAGAAATTGGGGCAGGCTTATGAAATGTCTAGGAAGGTTAAGGACATTAAGAAGAAATTAGATGCAATTACTGATAAGCATACTAAGTTTGGGCTTAGTGTTGATAATCATACTAAATTTGGGCTTAGTGTAGACTACAAACCCATTTGTATGAGAAGGGAGGAAACATGTTCTTATGTTGTTTCTAAGGATATTATTGGGAGGGATAAGGATAAGGAGGAAATTATAAATAGGTTGCTAGCAGTTCCAAATGGTGATGACAATATTAGTTTCTTGAGTATTGTGGGATTGGGAGGATCAGGAAAAACTGCTCTTGCACAGTATGTGTTTAATGATGAGAGGATTATTAAAGAGTTTCCAGATAAGAAGTATAGGTTATGGGTATGTGTAGCTGATCAAGATGGAGAACACTTTGATAAGAAATTAATCCTTTGTAAGATCATAGAATTGATTTCTATGCAGAAATTTGATAGTACATCTTCGATGGAAATGGTGCAAAGGAAATATAGCGAGACATTAGGAGGGCATAAATTTTTCCTGGTTCTTGATGATTTGTGGAATGAAGAACGTTTAAAGTGGATGGATTTGGAAAAATTCTTAATGGTTGGTAAAGGGGGAAGCAGGATTTTGGTGACTACACGTTCGAAAATCACAACAAGTCTGATAAGGGATAACCATGCCTATGAGTTGAAAGGTTTGTCTGAAGATGATTCATGGAGATTGTTTGAAATGTCAGCATTCATCAATGGAAGAGAACAAGAAAGGCATTCGGAATTAGTTGAGATTGGGAGGAAGATAGTTAGGAAATGTTGTGGCATTCCTCTTCCTATAAAGGTGCTAGGAAGTCTTTTACATGGTCAGGAAATAAATAAGTGGAAGTCATGTGAAGTGAATGGATTGACTAAAATAGGTACAGGGGATGGAAGTATTTTATCCATACTAAAACTTAGTTATCTTAATCTTAAACCCTCCTTGAAAACTTGTTTTAGTTATTGTGGATTGTTTCCCAAGGATTATAGATTTGAAAAGGATGAGTTGATTTCTCTTTGGATAGCACAAGGTTACATCATTCCATCAGCTGAAGATGAGAGTGATGAAAGTATAGAAGATGCTGCGGAGGAACATTTCTTAATATTGCTACGGAGATGTTTCTTTCAGGATGTGATCAGGAATGAATACGGTAGGGTGGTGTCAGTTAAAATACATGATTTGATGCACGATGTTGCTCAAGAAGTGGGAAAACGTCAGGTTGATAAAATCCTCCATGTTCGTTATGTTAGTGATGAATATCAATATGAACGCTCTTTGAGTAGGACTAATATTCGTTCATTTGTATGTTGGGATTACACAAAACGTCAGGTTCATATGCATAGTTATTGGACGTGCCTTAGAGTGTTAGTCTTAACTGGTTCTAGAATTGAACAGTTGGATGAGACAATAGCTAAGGAATTGTTGCTGTTAAGGTATCTTGACCTATCTGATACGCGTGTGAAAGTACTCCCTGATTCGATCACGAAACTCCATAATTTGCAAACATTAGTTTTAAAAGGTTGCTTATTGCAAGAGTTTCCTAAAGAGttttgcaaattagtaaaactTAGGCACTTGGACTTAAGAGATTGTGAAGCTTTGACTCATATGCCTTTAGGCATGGACAGGTTGATGGATCTAAGGGTACTTCCAAAATTTGTGGTGGGATACAATTCTTTAGCTGCCAATCAAAGTGATTGCGAGTTAAAATCTCTGAAAGTTCTCACTAAGATAAAAGGTGACATTGAGATCCTGATTTCTAAAAACTTCGATAATGTGGAGAAGGTGATTGACATTGGAGAAGGTCATTTGAGTAAAATGGAGCATCTCAATGGGATTACATTTAGATTTTACTCATTTGGTAGCTACAGTAGACATGAAATTTTATTGGGAAACATGGAGCCTCATGCGAATCTCAAGAGCTTTGAGTTGGATAGATACTTAGGCAGGACAATACCAAGGTGGGGAAGGGCATACAATAATTGGGCTATCTATCTTCCAAATCTTGTTCGCATCCAGCTCTTGAATTGCTATCAATTGATAGAGATTCCAATTCTTAGTAAACTACGTCATCTGAGATCATTAAAACTTCATCGTTTAAGACACTTGGAGTATATAGAGAACCGAGTAAACAATAATAGTAGGAGATGGAGTGATGCAGAAGCAACAATCTTCTTTCCATCTCTTGAATGTCTTGAGATTGAGTTGCTTTATATGTTGAAAGGATGGTGGAAGGGAGAGGAGTTGGTGGTAGATGGTGATAATCTCTGGAGGACAGAATTTCAATTTCTCCATCTCTCTAAATTAAGAATCAGTGGGTGCCCAAATCTAACAACATTTCCACCCTGCCCAAAGTTGGAAACTTTAGATGTGTGTGGAAGCAGTAAAAGGTTGCAAATATTAGTACAAACAACTGGCGATGAGGTGGTCAAATTGAGAAACTTCGATGCAGATAACGTGGGTTATCTAAAGACATTGCCCGTAAATTGTATAAGGAGCCTAGATATAGAGGGAGATGAGGAGGTGGAAAGATTATATGAATTTGCGGATGATGTTTTTAAGACCCACGCATCTTCTTTGAAAGAATTGTGTTTTTCGGATTGCCAGACTCTATCAAGAGCTTTTGGAATAAAAGGGTTGGAGCATCTCACTGCTTTAACTTCGCTGACATTGTGGAATATCGAACAATTGGGTGTTGAAGACGACCATGATGTGCCTTGGAAGTCCTTATGTCACTTCCTCTCTCGGTTGTGTGTGATAGAAATGGAAAATATGAAAGCCTTGCCAGAATGGATAACCACTTTATCATCTCTTCAAAGCCTCATCATTAAGAATTGTCCTTCCCTCAAGTCACTCCCTGAAGAAATACACAATCTCACTTCCCTTCAAAGCCTCACCATTGATAATTGTAATTCCCTCAAATCACTCCCGAAACAAATGCGGAATCTCAGTTCCcttcaaacccttaaaattgggAATTGTCACGACTTGATAGAAAGATGCAAAGAACCCAGCGGAGTCGAGTTTCCTAACAG GTCACTTGATAAGTGGGGGTTTTATAACCTTGAGTCGTTCATTCAG AGGCTTAATTCATAA